A window from Triticum aestivum cultivar Chinese Spring chromosome 6D, IWGSC CS RefSeq v2.1, whole genome shotgun sequence encodes these proteins:
- the LOC123145389 gene encoding rRNA-processing protein fcf2, which yields MSSAAAAPIGLSWAPQLPSLAAAGGSSKKGSAPTPSIDAQESLWKPSNELVDGLYVPPRDPRKVNKMARKNVKDTTGKGWFDMPAPSITPELKKDLEILQLRHVMDPKRHFKRSGKSKALPKYFQVGTVIEPASEFYSSRLTKHERKQTLVDELLSDQKLKNYRMRKVREIQVARTPGGNQKWKNKGKQTFKRAKDRRK from the exons ATGTCGTCGGCGGCGGCAGCGCCGATCGGCCTGTCGTGGGCGCCCCAGCTGCCTTCcctggcggcggccggcggcagcaGCAAGAAGGGCTCGGCGCCGACCCCGAGCATTGACGCGCAGGAGTCCCTCTGGAAGCCCAGCAACGAGCTCGTGGACGGGCTCTACGTGCCCCCGAGGGACCCCAGGAAGGTCAACAAGATGGCGAGGAAGAACGTCAAGGACACCACCGGCAAGGGCTG GTTTGACATGCCGGCGCCGAGCATCACTCCCGAGTTGAAGAAAGACCTTGAGATTTTGCAG CTGAGGCATGTAATGGACCCTAAAAGGCATTTCAAGAGGTCTGGTAAATCCAAGGCTCTTCCGAAGTATTTCCAA GTTGGAACGGTTATTGAGCCTGCATCTGAGTTCTACTCAAGTAGGTTGACAAAGCATGAACGGAAGCAGACCTTGGTTGATGAGCTGTTATCTGACCAAAAACTCAAGAACTACAG GATGCGTAAGGTAAGGGAAATTCAGGTGGCCCGGACACCCGGAGGCAACCAGAAGTGGAAGAACAAGGGCAAGCAAACGTTCAAAAGGGCCAAGGACAGGCGGAAATAG
- the LOC123145390 gene encoding uncharacterized protein: MGAARGGVSALLVAALLLGAFAPPASAASYPAKVVSGFLSNAASAVLKRLWSLKSTVKTASGAKSMVKYEGGYTVETVFDGSKLGIEPYTVEVTQGGELLVMDSMNSNIYRIALPLSRYSRPKLVAGSPEGIPGHIDGRLREAKMNHPKGFTVDGRGNIYVADAMNMAVRKISDTGVTTIAGGKSSRGGHVDGPSDDAKFSTDFEVRYIASSCSLLVIDRGNQAIREIQLNFDDCVYQYEAGFPLGVALLLAAAFFGYMLALLQRRVLGMVSTEDELQTPMKASIASIPPYQIQKPLKPSLRPPLIPNEDESEKQEVEEGFFTSLGKLIGGAKSSVAEIVGAAFSRKKRPSVHHYQQGRASPWPVQESYAIPRDETPPVVDTRTPTPRKNYAFMSKEPEKIHHIRQGRAPYNGWNNGESPQQQQQQQQQQVHHQYLQHNRQYSLGPQTFYEPSCEAANEIVFGAVQEVDSARRAVEIKPVNHCDAAAYEQGGLRYRSSGYMG; this comes from the exons ATGGGTGCTGCAAGGGGAGGCGTCTCGGCGCTGCTCGTGGCCGCGCTCCTGCTCGGCGCCTTCGCCCCTCCGGCCTCCGCGGCGTCGTACCCCGCAA AGGTGGTCAGCGGCTTCCTCTCCAATGCGGCGTCGGCGGTGCTGAAGCGGCTGTGGTCGCTCAAATCGACGGTCAAGACAG CGAGCGGGGCCAAGTCCATGGTCAAGTACGAGGGCGGCTACACCGTGGAGACGGTCTTCGACGGCAGCAAGCTGGGGATCGAGCCGTACACCGTGGAGGTCACCCAGGGTGGCGAGCTGCTCGTCATGGACTCCATGAACAGCAACATCTACCGGATCGCGCTGCCGCTGTCCCGAT ATAGCAGACCAAAGCTTGTTGCTGGTTCACCAGAAGGAATTCCTGGTCATATTGATGGGAGGCTGCGAGAGGCAAAGATGAACCATCCAAAGGGATTTACGGTGGACGGCAGGGGCAACATATACGTGGCTGATGCTATGAACATGGCTGTTAGAAAGATCAGTGATACAG GAGTTACAACTATTGCTGGTGGGAAATCAAGCAGAGGAGGGCATGTTGATGGACCAAGTGACGATGCAAAATTTTCTACTGATTTTGAAGTCCGTTACATTGCCAGTAGCTGCTCCCTTTTGGTGATTGACAGAGGAAATCAAGCTATTCGGGAGATTCAGCTCAACTTTGATGACTGTGTGTACCAGTATGAAGCTGGTTTTCCTCTAG GAGTAGCACTGCTTCTTGCTGCTGCTTTCTTCGGCTACATGCTTGCATTGCTCCAACGCCGGGTTTTAGGGATGGTATCAACAGAAGAT GAACTCCAGACTCCAATGAAAGCCAGCATCGCAAGCATCCCTCCATACCAGATTCAGAAGCCGCTAAAGCCTTCCCTTCGACCCCCGCTAATCCCAAACGAGGACGAATCCGAGAAACAAGAAGTCGAAGAGGGGTTCTTCACCTCACTAGGCAAGCTAATCGGAGGAGCAAAATCATCCGTTGCCGAGATCGTCGGTGCAGCATTTTCCAGGAAGAAGCGCCCAAGCGTCCACCATTACCAGCAGGGCAGAGCAAGCCCCTGGCCAGTGCAAGAAAGCTACGCCATCCCGCGCGACGAGACGCCTCCGGTGGTGGACACGAGGACGCCGACCCCTCGCAAGAACTACGCTTTCATGTCCAAGGAGCCGGAGAAGATCCACCACATCCGGCAGGGCCGGGCCCCGTACAACGGCTGGAACAACGGAGAATCgccccagcagcagcagcagcagcagcagcaacaggtgCATCACCAGTACCTGCAGCACAACAGGCAATACTCCCTGGGGCCGCAGACGTTCTACGAGCCGAGCTGCGAGGCGGCGAACGAGATCGTCTTCGGGGCGGTGCAGGAGGTGGACAGCGCGCGCCGCGCCGTGGAGATCAAGCCGGTGAACCACTGCGACGCGGCGGCCTACGAGCAGGGCGGGCTGCGCTACCGCAGCAGCGGCTACATGGGCTAG